The Prochlorococcus marinus CUG1433 genome contains the following window.
ACAAGTGCTTTGGGAGCACTAGGTCGCAGGTTCGAATCTTTTAGCCCTATGAGTTTCAGCAATAAGTCTCAGCTAATACCTAGTTCACTCAAATTTTTGCTTCACGCAAAATTTACGCAAAATAAATCTTTGAAAAATAATTAACCTGTGAATCCCATTTTCTGTTCTGCTGCCATTAATGAGCCAACAAGCTTGTGCTCAGCAACTTTTTCATCGTCAGTCATAACTGGCTTGATATCAAAATCTATATCAAACTTAACTTTCCAAGGAGCAAAATGTTCTGTCATTTTTATGCCTGCTGAAGCTTGGACAATAATATAAACATTATTTGAGTAAGAGGCATGATACCTTCCCAA
Protein-coding sequences here:
- a CDS encoding DUF3303 family protein, with amino-acid sequence LGRYHASYSNNVYIIVQASAGIKMTEHFAPWKVKFDIDFDIKPVMTDDEKVAEHKLVGSLMAAEQKMGFTG